CCGGCGGCACAGGCCGGCACCGAGGTCACCGCTGCCGGCGGGTCCTTCGACGGCGTCCGGCTCACGGTCGGCCAGGTGGCCGCGGCGAAGTCGGTCATCGACGCCGGCCAGCAGATGGGCATCAGCCGCCGGGGCGTCCGGGTGGCCATCGCCGTGGCGCTGCAGGCTTCCGACCTGGATCCGGCCGCAGCCGACGCGGTGGGCGCCGGCCTCTTCCTGGAACCCGCGGTCGGCCCGGTCCTCGGACTGCGCAATCCCCAGAGCAATCCGTCGGACAGCCTCACCGCCGCGAGCTCCGCCGACGAGTCGTCCCGGTCCTTCTTCGGCGCGCTGCAGCGCGCAGTCCCGGACTACGACACCGACCCCCGCGCGGACTGGGAGCTCGGCGAGGCGGCGACCGACGGCCGGATCGGCCGCGACGCCCTGCAGTGGTACGGCGTGGCCAACGCGCTCAACGACGCGTACAACCCGTTCCTGAAGGTCGGTGCCGGTGCGGTCCGGGCGATGGATCCCTCCGCCCCGGCGGTGCTGGCCGGCTCCGCCGCCGAGACGCTGGCCACCGCGGATGCCGCGGAGCTGGCCGCGCTGGCCGGCCCGGCCCCGCGCGGTGCCGCCGCCCCGGTCCCGGCCCTCCGCGGACCCGCCGACGCCACCACCGACGATGCGCCCGCCACCGAGGAATCCGGCGACGGGCTGGTCGTCCCGCTGGTCCAGCTGGTCCTCGGCGATGCCCCCGACACCACGAGCGCGTCGGTGACCACGACCACGGCGGCGACCACCGACACAGCGGCGACTGATGCCACGACCACCGCTACGTCGACCACCACCATGTCGACCACTACTGCGTCGACCACTGCCGCGCCGACCACCGCCACCGCGCCGAGTGTCAGCGACACCGCCGCGAGCACCACCGAGACCACCGACCCGAGCACCAGCACGAGCTCGTCGGAGACCGGCAGCACGAGCACCAGTGCGACGAGCGCCACCACCACGAGCACGACCACCACGAGCACGACCACCACAAGCACGACCACCACGGCGACGCCGACCACCACTCCGAAGCCCAGCACCACCCCGAAGCCCAGCACCACACCGAAGCCGTCCACCACGCCGAAGCCGTCCACGACAGCGAAGCCCACCACCACGCCGACCACCACCGCGAAGCCCACCACCACGCCGACCACCACAGCGAAGCCGACCACCACCACGCCGACCACGCCCGCGAAGCCCACCACCGGGAACCAGGCGCCAGTGGCGAGCTCCGACCCGGAGCCGGTGCGGACCGAGGACGCCCCGCCGGTGGTGGACACGGACATCCCGGTGATCCCGACCGGCACGGACGACGACCCGGATGTCGGGTCGGACCCGGTGCCCGACTCCAGCGGCGACTACGGCACCGACGGCTACGGCTCGAACGACGACGGCAGCACCCCGGACCCGCTGGACTGCATCCCGGGCATCGGCGGCTCCACCACCTTCGACCCCGGCATGATCATCTCCGACGAGGTGTTCTACGACTCGACATCGATGACGGTGCAGCAGATCCGGGACTTCATCGACCGCGAGGGTGCGAACTGCCTGGGTGCCTACTGCCTCCGCAACCTCACCGTCGACACCCCGTCGCGCGCGGCGGACCAGTACTGCGAGGCCTACCGCGGCGGGCCGGACCAGGACGTCGCCACGATCCTGGCGGGTCTGTCGGTGGCCTGCGGGATCAATCCCCAGGTGATGCTGGTGACGCTGCAGAAGGAGTCGGCGCTGCTGACCCGGACCTCCGTCTCGGCCTCCAGCTACGCCGCCGCCTACGGCTGGCACTGCCCGGACACCGGGCCCGGCGGCACCGCGAACTGCGACCCGGAGTACGC
This region of Nakamurella alba genomic DNA includes:
- a CDS encoding NlpC/P60 family protein, whose product is MSATPRSTPSSPVRTLSRHSIRGLLALPLAVVLTLGVGVPGALALPADEPAPSASTESSAGSGASVDCWTTSVDGVSYDAGAPDPAIDLGDPAVADPPPAVDLGDPATASVDPAAQAGTEVTAAGGSFDGVRLTVGQVAAAKSVIDAGQQMGISRRGVRVAIAVALQASDLDPAAADAVGAGLFLEPAVGPVLGLRNPQSNPSDSLTAASSADESSRSFFGALQRAVPDYDTDPRADWELGEAATDGRIGRDALQWYGVANALNDAYNPFLKVGAGAVRAMDPSAPAVLAGSAAETLATADAAELAALAGPAPRGAAAPVPALRGPADATTDDAPATEESGDGLVVPLVQLVLGDAPDTTSASVTTTTAATTDTAATDATTTATSTTTMSTTTASTTAAPTTATAPSVSDTAASTTETTDPSTSTSSSETGSTSTSATSATTTSTTTTSTTTTSTTTTATPTTTPKPSTTPKPSTTPKPSTTPKPSTTAKPTTTPTTTAKPTTTPTTTAKPTTTTPTTPAKPTTGNQAPVASSDPEPVRTEDAPPVVDTDIPVIPTGTDDDPDVGSDPVPDSSGDYGTDGYGSNDDGSTPDPLDCIPGIGGSTTFDPGMIISDEVFYDSTSMTVQQIRDFIDREGANCLGAYCLRNLTVDTPSRAADQYCEAYRGGPDQDVATILAGLSVACGINPQVMLVTLQKESALLTRTSVSASSYAAAYGWHCPDTGPGGTANCDPEYAGFFNQAAGMAKQWSRYRVDPQKYNYQAGETVDILWNVVESGCGSSPVTIRNTATASLYNYTPYQPNAASLASYPGVGDSCSTYGNRNFFFLFQKWFGLTGGGAARDVLVNGVDVTIPNAPTVAAGAAGAVIKAPNARVAQGIAAGFAAIGLPYVYGGGTNGGPADQGCARAGGASNSCQGVVGFDCSGLTGYVLSQAGFRIPDYSGAQRTAGTDIPWSQGLPGDIIGYDGHVAIYLGLIDGVPYLLEAPTVGMFVQVRPVYTSNGGVPVDGVLHRYWS